The genomic region CCGGACGAGTCCGGCCAGAAACGCCGAATCGCGATCGGGCTGGCGACCCTCGTGAATCTCGGTGCCGGTCGCCACGATAGCCACCGAAAACCGCTCGTGGACGTTTACCTGATCGATGCCGACGTCGCACAACAGCGCCGCGTGCCGAGGCGCGAGTCGCGTCCCGGCCTCGAACAGCACCTCGCCCGCCCGTGCCGTGCCGCCACGCGGCGAGACGTTCGTTCCCGGCGCGAGTTCCGGTCCCGACACGTGATCGTTCTCCACGGTGGCGTCCTCGCGTTTCAGCACCGCATCGGTCCGGGCGGGCAGCGGTGCACCGGTGGCGATCCGCGCGGCCTCGCCGGCATCGAGTTCGGGGGGAGCGTCCTCGGGAAACACTTCACGGACCACCGCCGGCGATTCGTCGTCGGTTGCGACGGCGAAGCCGTCCATCGTCGCGTAGTCGTGCGGCGGTACGTCCTCGGGCGCGCGCACGTCCGTGGCGAGCGTGCGCCCGGCGAGCGCGTCGATGATCACGTCCTCGGTCGAAAGTGCATCGAGCGCCGCCGTGCGGCGGACGAGCAGCCGCTCGACCGCATCCGTGCGGGTGAGCGATTCCATTCGGCTCATATCGGGGACGGGGCGAGCACGACCATATCGCTTCGCCCTCCGGTGTGCTGATCGAGGCGATTATCGACCGACAGTATATCAACGGGCCCACTCGAAACGCGCTCGATGGTCGGAGGGACGGCTCTCGCGGTGTCTGTCGACGGCGAGACGTCGCCGGTACTCGTCGTCGGGCTGGCGGTTGCTCTCGTGATGGTTCACCTCGGTGCCGGTCGGGTGGGACTGACCGGGCGGATTCCGCGGAGCGGCTGGCTCTCCTTCGCCGGCGGGACGTCCATCGCGTACGTGTTCGTCCACCTCCTGCCGGAACTCGAAGCCGGCGGCCGGGAGATAGCACCGGTCCGCGAGGCCCTTCCGTCGTTTCTCGAATACCACGTCTATCTCGTCGCCCTCGTCGGCTTCGTCGTCTTCTATGGGTTGGAGCGGTTCGTCACGCGGGCACGAGCGGGCGACGAGACAGCGCCCGACGGCGTATCGGGCGATGGCGTGTTCTGGATTCACGTCGGCTCGTTCGCCCTCTACAACGCGCTCGTGGGCTACTCGCTCTACGAGCGCGAGACCGCTCTGGCGGCGG from Halococcus sediminicola harbors:
- a CDS encoding molybdopterin molybdotransferase MoeA, giving the protein MSRMESLTRTDAVERLLVRRTAALDALSTEDVIIDALAGRTLATDVRAPEDVPPHDYATMDGFAVATDDESPAVVREVFPEDAPPELDAGEAARIATGAPLPARTDAVLKREDATVENDHVSGPELAPGTNVSPRGGTARAGEVLFEAGTRLAPRHAALLCDVGIDQVNVHERFSVAIVATGTEIHEGRQPDRDSAFLAGLVREWGHEPTVLESVPDDSETVRHAIESAAEDYDVVLTTGGTSVGSADHVATVLGAHDPLFESVRLRPGRPVMAAVVDGALAIGFPGKPLAAHTAAVLVARPFFTGEQRLPSIAAALSHRVELPDDGLEYAVPVVLDDDVAVPLGHAESALRIYDERFAPGLVSANTRVTTADGIVLAEHSLDAGESVKVVPYRVLE